CTTGCCCTCCTCGAGCGTCTTCTTGGTCAGCACGTCCTTCTCGGCGTCGACCACGTCGGCCGGCACCTCGTCGGAGGTGAGGAACTGCGCCTTGAGGGCAGCAGCCTGCTGAGCGGCCTGCTTCGCAGCCGCCTCGTCACCCTCGTAGGAGACCAGGACGCCGAGGCTCGGCGGCAGGTCGGAGGCCTTCTTGTGCAGGTAGACCGTGGTCTCACCCTCGAAGTAGGCGACCTGGCCGAGCTCGATCTTCTCGCCGATGGTGCGGGCGAGCTCCTCGACCGTCTCGCCGACGGTCTTGTCGCCGAGCGAGGCAGCCTTCAGCGACTCGATGTCGTTGGTCTTGTTGGCGTCGGCAGCGTCCGCGATCTGCTGGGCGGCGCTGACGAAGCCCTCGTTCTTGGCAACGAAGTCGGTCTCCGAGAGGAGGCTGACCAGAGCGTTGCCCGACGCGGCGACGAGGCCGGCCGAGGTGGTGCGCTCCGCGGCCCGAGCCTGGGCCTTGGCAGCGCCCTTGACGCGAAGGACCTCGACGGCCTTGTCGAAGTCGCCGTCGGACTCGTCGAGCGCCTTCTTGCAGTCCATCATGCCCGCCTGGGTCAACTCACGGAGCTTCTTGACGTCGGCAGCGGTGTAAGCCATGTGTG
The sequence above is drawn from the Nocardioides albertanoniae genome and encodes:
- the tsf gene encoding translation elongation factor Ts, giving the protein MAYTAADVKKLRELTQAGMMDCKKALDESDGDFDKAVEVLRVKGAAKAQARAAERTTSAGLVAASGNALVSLLSETDFVAKNEGFVSAAQQIADAADANKTNDIESLKAASLGDKTVGETVEELARTIGEKIELGQVAYFEGETTVYLHKKASDLPPSLGVLVSYEGDEAAAKQAAQQAAALKAQFLTSDEVPADVVDAEKDVLTKKTLEEGKPEAAVAKIVEGRIKAFFKEIVLLDQESVFESKKSVKQVLDASNTQVKQFARFDVGA